One stretch of Juglans microcarpa x Juglans regia isolate MS1-56 chromosome 3D, Jm3101_v1.0, whole genome shotgun sequence DNA includes these proteins:
- the LOC121256366 gene encoding homeobox-leucine zipper protein HAT5-like isoform X1: MVGGEVYGSASNMSVLLQNERLPCSSEVLEPLWIPGGSNPSLHASKSMVNYEDVNGGDAAARPFFQPLDKDESVDDDYDGCFHQPGKKRRLTVDQVQLLERNFEVENKLEPERKVQLAKELGLQPRQVAIWFQNRRARFKIKQLEKDYDSLKASYDRLKVDYDNLLEEKESLKNEVISLKEKFLVREKVKKNVEPLDATKLSSAETQEPIPNAASEIMSIVAIPVCKQEDASSAKSDVFDSDSPHYTDGNHSSLLEPAYSSHVFEPDQSDFSQDEEDDRSKMLLPQAFYLKVEDGCNEPANYCNFGFPVEDQPLLYWNY, encoded by the exons ATGGTGGGTGGTGAAGTCTATGGAAGTGCTTCAAACATGAGCGTCTTACTTCAAAACGAAAGGCTTCCTTGTTCATCTGAGGTTCTCGAGCCTCTTTGGATTCCCGGCGGCTCTAATCCCTCTTTGCACG CTTCAAAATCCATGGTTAATTATGAGGATGTTAATGGAGGAGACGCAGCAGCTAGGCCATTTTTCCAACCGCTCGATAAAGATGAAAGTGTTGATGATGATTATGATGGGTGCTTTCATCAGCCGGGAAAGAAAAGGCGACTCACTGTCGATCAAGTTCAGCTTCTTGAGAGAAATTTTGAGGTGGAAAACAAGCTGGAACCAGAGAGGAAGGTCCAACTTGCAAAGGAACTCGGTTTGCAGCCTCGGCAAGTTGCCATATGGTTTCAAAACAGGCGTGCTCGTTTCAAGATCAAACAACTGGAAAAGGACTATGACTCATTGAAAGCAAGTTACGATAGGCTCAAGGTTGACTATGACAATCTCCTCGAGGAGAAGGAAAGCTTGAAAAATGAG GTTATTTCCCTGAAGGAAAAATTCCTCGTTAGAGAGAAAGTTAAGAAAAATGTGGAACCACTTGATGCCACCAAGTTGTCAAGTGCAGAAACCCAAGAACCAATTCCTAATGCAGCTTCTGAAATTATGTCCATTGTAGCAATACCGGTGTGTAAACAGGAAGATGCAAGTTCGGCCAAAAGTGATGTTTTTGACTCTGACAGCCCACATTACACTGATGGGAACCATTCGTCATTGTTAGAGCCAGCGTATTCGTCCCACGTCTTTGAACCAGATCAGTCGGATTTCtcacaagatgaagaagatgatcgCAGCAAGATGCTATTGCCCCAAGCATTCTACCTGAAAGTTGAAGATGGGTGCAATGAGCCTGCAAATTACTGTAATTTTGGTTTCCCTGTGGAGGACCAGCCCCTTCTTTACTGGAATTACTGA
- the LOC121256366 gene encoding homeobox-leucine zipper protein HAT5-like isoform X2, with the protein MVNYEDVNGGDAAARPFFQPLDKDESVDDDYDGCFHQPGKKRRLTVDQVQLLERNFEVENKLEPERKVQLAKELGLQPRQVAIWFQNRRARFKIKQLEKDYDSLKASYDRLKVDYDNLLEEKESLKNEVISLKEKFLVREKVKKNVEPLDATKLSSAETQEPIPNAASEIMSIVAIPVCKQEDASSAKSDVFDSDSPHYTDGNHSSLLEPAYSSHVFEPDQSDFSQDEEDDRSKMLLPQAFYLKVEDGCNEPANYCNFGFPVEDQPLLYWNY; encoded by the exons ATGGTTAATTATGAGGATGTTAATGGAGGAGACGCAGCAGCTAGGCCATTTTTCCAACCGCTCGATAAAGATGAAAGTGTTGATGATGATTATGATGGGTGCTTTCATCAGCCGGGAAAGAAAAGGCGACTCACTGTCGATCAAGTTCAGCTTCTTGAGAGAAATTTTGAGGTGGAAAACAAGCTGGAACCAGAGAGGAAGGTCCAACTTGCAAAGGAACTCGGTTTGCAGCCTCGGCAAGTTGCCATATGGTTTCAAAACAGGCGTGCTCGTTTCAAGATCAAACAACTGGAAAAGGACTATGACTCATTGAAAGCAAGTTACGATAGGCTCAAGGTTGACTATGACAATCTCCTCGAGGAGAAGGAAAGCTTGAAAAATGAG GTTATTTCCCTGAAGGAAAAATTCCTCGTTAGAGAGAAAGTTAAGAAAAATGTGGAACCACTTGATGCCACCAAGTTGTCAAGTGCAGAAACCCAAGAACCAATTCCTAATGCAGCTTCTGAAATTATGTCCATTGTAGCAATACCGGTGTGTAAACAGGAAGATGCAAGTTCGGCCAAAAGTGATGTTTTTGACTCTGACAGCCCACATTACACTGATGGGAACCATTCGTCATTGTTAGAGCCAGCGTATTCGTCCCACGTCTTTGAACCAGATCAGTCGGATTTCtcacaagatgaagaagatgatcgCAGCAAGATGCTATTGCCCCAAGCATTCTACCTGAAAGTTGAAGATGGGTGCAATGAGCCTGCAAATTACTGTAATTTTGGTTTCCCTGTGGAGGACCAGCCCCTTCTTTACTGGAATTACTGA